The following proteins come from a genomic window of Alphaproteobacteria bacterium:
- a CDS encoding PadR family transcriptional regulator, producing MDAKTLCLGILTHREASGYEIRKAFEEGPFHHFFDVGYGSIYPALNRLAEEGLVSCRAESQEKRPDKKVYSITEEGRLAFTNSLMEPLTRDKLRSEFLFFLFFADLLPSRHVERVVDDRIAEIKAQVARMESNDCGKTGDPCRQFVHGYGLALYRAIATYMEENKHILIDQASRAELGAKETEPAVSAAE from the coding sequence ATGGACGCCAAGACCCTGTGCCTCGGGATTCTCACCCACCGCGAGGCCTCCGGATACGAAATTCGCAAAGCCTTCGAGGAAGGGCCGTTCCACCACTTCTTCGATGTCGGCTACGGATCGATCTATCCCGCCCTCAACCGGCTGGCCGAGGAGGGTCTGGTTTCGTGCCGCGCCGAATCTCAGGAAAAGCGGCCGGACAAGAAGGTTTATTCGATCACCGAGGAAGGCCGACTGGCGTTTACCAATTCGCTCATGGAACCGCTCACGCGCGACAAGTTGCGCTCGGAGTTCTTGTTTTTCCTATTTTTTGCCGACCTGCTGCCGTCGCGGCATGTCGAGCGTGTCGTCGATGACCGAATCGCCGAAATCAAAGCCCAGGTCGCGCGTATGGAATCCAACGACTGCGGCAAGACCGGCGACCCCTGCAGGCAATTCGTTCACGGTTATGGACTTGCGCTCTATCGCGCAATCGCCACCTACATGGAAGAAAACAAGCACATTCTGATTGATCAGGCCTCGCGCGCGGAATTGGGCGCCAAGGAAACCGAGCCCGCTGTATCCGCAGCGGAATAG
- a CDS encoding class I SAM-dependent methyltransferase, with amino-acid sequence MSQSHPTPDKYAMRAQWKARGPHWDGQADRLAEMADRMNRPFIEKAGITPGQNVLDLASGAGEPALTIARLVGGGGSVMATDLVEEMLEGCRRRAAAAGIGNMSFQIADMEMLPFSDGRFDRVTSRFGIMFVPRADIALKEMLRVLKPGGRTAVLVWGPIAATTMFTALADAGRRVFGDDPSFDFETPFRFGDDGVLAELFRTAGFHSVAEHDVRFTPEAPADRAFWAPQLQLSMGPRLRTATESEKSDLDKAIRRAFAPNLDGAVYRLQAQVKIVTGDKNAD; translated from the coding sequence GTGAGCCAATCCCACCCGACACCCGACAAGTACGCGATGCGCGCTCAGTGGAAGGCGCGCGGGCCGCACTGGGACGGCCAGGCCGACCGTCTGGCGGAGATGGCCGACCGGATGAATCGCCCGTTCATTGAAAAGGCGGGGATTACGCCGGGTCAGAACGTTCTCGACCTCGCCTCCGGGGCCGGCGAGCCGGCGCTCACCATCGCCCGCCTGGTCGGCGGCGGCGGATCCGTGATGGCCACCGACTTGGTCGAGGAAATGCTCGAAGGTTGCCGCCGCCGGGCCGCCGCGGCCGGGATCGGCAATATGTCCTTTCAGATCGCGGACATGGAGATGCTGCCCTTCTCGGACGGCCGTTTCGACCGGGTGACCAGCCGGTTCGGGATCATGTTCGTGCCCCGGGCCGATATTGCGCTCAAGGAAATGCTCCGCGTGCTCAAGCCGGGCGGCAGGACTGCTGTGTTGGTTTGGGGACCGATAGCCGCGACGACCATGTTCACCGCGCTGGCCGACGCCGGACGGCGGGTATTCGGGGACGATCCCAGCTTCGATTTTGAGACGCCCTTTCGATTCGGCGACGATGGCGTCCTCGCCGAATTGTTCCGCACCGCCGGATTCCACAGCGTGGCCGAGCACGATGTTCGATTCACCCCGGAAGCGCCGGCCGACCGGGCGTTCTGGGCGCCCCAGCTGCAACTGTCGATGGGCCCGCGGCTGCGCACCGCGACCGAATCCGAAAAATCCGACCTCGACAAGGCGATTCGGCGCGCCTTCGCGCCCAATCTTGACGGTGCCGTCTATCGGCTTCAGGCGCAGGTCAAGATCGTCACCGGCGACAAGAACGCCGATTGA
- a CDS encoding DUF2182 domain-containing protein: MTAFEMTTEPFPSPSGSMPSEMAEQNGQKTPPDTMTMEPDTPPSEMSMEMAGMMQPAVWTLDYAVLMFFMWWIMMIAMMLPSAAPMILLFAAINRKQRERDAPFIPTGIFAFSYLVTWAMFSVVAVALHWVLDVTGFLTGMMQSTSLVLGGVLLIAAGVWQLTPLKHACLKHCRSPLQFISHHWRSGRMGAFRMGAEHGVFCLGCCWFLMGLLFYGGVMNLYWIIGLALYVLLEKTMPHGHWLGIVTGVGLAIWGGSLIALTL, from the coding sequence ATGACCGCCTTCGAGATGACCACCGAGCCATTTCCGTCACCGAGCGGCTCGATGCCGTCCGAAATGGCTGAGCAAAACGGCCAAAAGACGCCCCCCGACACGATGACCATGGAGCCCGACACGCCGCCGTCGGAAATGAGCATGGAAATGGCGGGAATGATGCAGCCCGCGGTCTGGACGCTCGATTACGCGGTCCTCATGTTTTTCATGTGGTGGATCATGATGATCGCCATGATGCTGCCGAGCGCGGCACCGATGATCCTGCTTTTCGCCGCCATCAACCGCAAACAGCGGGAGCGCGACGCACCTTTTATTCCGACCGGAATATTTGCCTTCAGCTATTTGGTGACGTGGGCGATGTTCAGTGTCGTCGCGGTTGCCTTGCACTGGGTGCTCGACGTTACCGGATTTCTGACCGGGATGATGCAGAGCACAAGCCTGGTCCTCGGCGGCGTCTTGCTGATCGCGGCCGGGGTCTGGCAGCTGACGCCGCTCAAGCATGCCTGTCTCAAGCACTGCCGGTCGCCATTGCAGTTCATTTCCCATCACTGGCGCAGCGGGCGGATGGGCGCGTTCCGTATGGGGGCCGAGCACGGCGTGTTCTGCCTCGGCTGCTGCTGGTTTCTGATGGGTCTATTGTTCTATGGCGGCGTGATGAACCTCTATTGGATCATCGGGCTGGCGTTGTATGTCTTGCTGGAGAAAACCATGCCCCATGGACATTGGCTCGGTATCGTTACGGGTGTCGGCCTTGCGATCTGGGGAGGGAGTCTTATCGCGCTTACGCTGTGA
- a CDS encoding DUF1326 domain-containing protein, with product MANVDWYIEGVEFGNCNCDYGCPCQFESLPSEGHCRGFEVLRIDKGHFGDVKLDGLCAAILYAWPGPIFEGNGEMLVIVDERADESQRDALIKVLHGEETLDEATHWWVFRAMSSTAHKHLVKPIEFEIDVEARTARVSIPGVLESTGRPIKSPATGEEHRVRIDIPNGIEFELAEVGSATTKAGAAIKLDIDDRYGQFNKIRHSGSGVVH from the coding sequence ATGGCGAATGTCGACTGGTATATCGAAGGCGTCGAATTTGGCAATTGCAACTGCGATTACGGCTGCCCGTGTCAGTTCGAGAGCCTACCATCGGAGGGTCATTGCCGCGGCTTCGAAGTTCTGCGCATCGACAAAGGCCACTTTGGCGACGTCAAGCTGGACGGTCTCTGTGCCGCCATTCTCTATGCCTGGCCAGGACCCATATTCGAAGGCAATGGTGAAATGCTGGTGATCGTCGACGAACGCGCGGACGAAAGCCAGAGGGATGCGTTGATCAAGGTGCTCCACGGCGAGGAAACTCTTGATGAGGCGACCCACTGGTGGGTCTTCCGGGCCATGTCGAGCACGGCGCACAAACACCTGGTCAAACCGATCGAGTTCGAAATCGATGTCGAAGCGCGAACGGCGCGGGTCTCTATTCCTGGCGTTCTCGAATCGACCGGGCGGCCGATCAAGAGTCCGGCGACGGGCGAAGAACACCGCGTCCGCATCGACATCCCCAACGGGATCGAGTTCGAATTGGCCGAAGTCGGCAGCGCCACGACCAAGGCCGGTGCGGCGATCAAGTTGGACATCGACGACCGCTATGGCCAGTTCAACAAAATACGCCACTCCGGTTCGGGCGTCGTTCACTGA